GCTGTCGAGGCCACGCGTAGTGCCCTGTTGGTGGCGGAAGGCTGGACCACAGCGGCTGACGAGCTCCTGACGCTTACCGGCTTCGGGGGAGCCGTCATTACGGCGGCTGTATTGTTGTTCGAGTACATCTGGCTGGACTGAGCCATGGCTGAAACGGCGGGAATCTTAAATCTGCGGCGCTATCGACAGCTTCGAAATGCCGTGATTGCTTGGCTGACGCTTGTTGTACTGGGCGCCTTTCTGCTGCGTATCCCGCGTATTCACATTCTGGAGCACACGGCCCGCAACCTGTATTTTCACGTGCCGATGTGGTTCACGCTGATGGCCGCCGCCCTGGTGTCGGCTTACCACTCATTGCGCTACCTGCAATCGGGTGATCCTGTTCGGGATCTGCGGGCGCGGGAGGCAGCCCGCGTTGGCATCTTCTTTGGACTGCTCGGACTGGCCACGGGCATCGTCTGGGCCCGCTTTACCTGGTACCTGGGTACGTCGCTCTGGTGGAATTTCGATCCCAAGCAATCTTTTGTCGTCATTCAGCTATTGATTTACGGAGCGTATTTCGTGCTGCGCGGAGCCGTTGAAGATCCCGAAAAGCGTGGGCGTGTGGCGGCTGTCTATAACCTGTTTGCGGTGGTGACCATGCCGTTTCTGCTCTATGTGTTGCCCCGCCAGATGGAAAGTCTGCATCCAGGTGCCGAAGGCAGTCCGGCCTTCAGCGACATTACGCATCCCATTATGCGTCTGGTGTTTTATCCGGCTGTAATTGGTTTCATCGGGCTGTTCTGGGTGCTCTATACGCAGCGAGTGCGGTTGGCCCTGCTTGAACAGCGGTTAGCAATGCTACAGGCCACGAGGCTGGAGGCAAAGTCATGAATCTGCAAGTGCTGAGCGATACCACCGAGGCGGGACTGGCCGCCCCTTACGATACGATATGGGCCACAGCGGCTGTTCCTACGAAGCCGCCCCAGGGCATTGAGCGGGTGATGCTGGCCGAAGACAAGCTCTACGTGGTCCTGGCTGTTGTGTTGATCATCTGGTTTGGTGTGATTTTCTTTGTGTTCCGAACGGATCGGAAACTTGACCGTCTGGAACGCGCATTGCAAGAACATATTCCGGAAGCAAACGCAGACCTTACGCCATGAATAAGCGAGTGATAAAGACGGTAGTTGGCGTTACCCTGCTGGGGGGCTTTTTTGCCATGGTTATGCTGAGCTTTGGCGAGAAGATTGGGGGCTACATGAACTTTGAAGAAGCTGCAGCAAGTGGCACCGAGGCGCATGTGGTGGGTCAGTGGGTGCGGGAGCGACCGGTCCATTACGATCCGGGACGAAATGTGTTTACGTTCTATATGCGGGATGCGGCGGGCGTAGTGCGGCGAGTCGCCTATCCGAATCCCAAGCCTGCCAACTTTGAGGATGCCGAGCAGCTCGTGGTGATTGGACGCATGGAGGGCGATGCGTTCCATGCCCGCGAAATTCTGATGAAATGCCCATCGAAGTATAACGATGTGCGAGCCCTGCAGCAGGCCGCACCTCCTTCGAACGCGTCGCGTATGCCTGCTCTGCCCAACGAATGAGTTCAGTGACACAGGAGAACGAACGCGGGCCCCATCGGGGCCCGCGTTTTTTTGTATAGCTTGAAATTTTTTGCTCAAAAGCGCTTACTTTATGCCCAGGAAACGTTCACCAGCCCTTGATCCGGCCATGCGCTACGGTCTTTTGTTCCTGCTGACATTCCTGCTGATGCCGGGATGGAACGGGCAGGCGCAGAGGATGCCCGAGCCTCCTCATGGGTATGACCCTGCCCTGTTCGATACGTTGCAATTTCGCATGATTGGTCCTTTCCGAGGGGGCCGTTCGACGGCCGTTACCGGCGTTCGGGACCAGCCGCTCGTGCACTACTTTGGCGGAACGGGCGGCGGCGTGTGGAAAAGCACCGACGGGGGCCAGTCATGGCAGAACATATCGGACGGCTTCTTCGGTGGATCCATCGGGGCCATTGCTGTAAGCGAGTGGGATCCGAATGTGATTTATGTAGGCGGGGGTGAGGAGTCGATCCGCGGCAACGTTTCGCACGGCTACGGCATGTGGAAGTCGACCGATGGTGGCAAGACCTGGACGTTCATCGGCTTGCCGGACAGCCGCCACATTGGCGATATTGTGATTCACCCCCGCAATCCCGATCTGGTGTACGTGGCGGTCATGGGCCATGCTTTCGGACCTAACGAAGAGCGGGGCGTGTACCGCAGCAAGGATGGCGGCAAGACCTGGGAACGGATCCTGTTTGTCAGCGAAGATGTGGGGGCTGTAGATCTGGCCATGGATCCTACGAATCCACGTATTCTGTACGCGACGCTCTGGCGTTTCCGGCGCACGCCTTACAGCTTTGAAAGTGGTGGAGAAGGCTCCGGCCTCTGGAAAAGCACCGATGGGGGTGATACCTGGGTAGAGCTGACCCACAACCCGGGGATGCCTGAGCCGCCCATCGGAAAAATCGGTATTACCGTATCAGCCGATCCTGACCGACTCTATGCCATTGTTGAAGCTCACGAGGGTGGTGTGTTTCGGTCGGACGATGGGGGCAAAACCTGGCGGCGGGTTAACGATGACCGTAACCTGCGTCAGCGTGCCTGGTACTACAGCCACATTGTAGCCGACCCGAAAGACCCGGACGTCGTCTACGTATTGAACGTTGGTTTCTGGAAATCCAAAGACGGGGGGCGCACCTTCACCCGCATCCGTACGCCGCATGGCGACCATCACGACCTGTGGATCGATCCGGACGATCCACGCCATATGATTATCGCGGATGATGGCGGGGCGCAGGTTACCTATGACGGTGGTGAGACCTGGACCACCTATTATAACCAACCTACGGCTCAGTTTTATCGGGTCACGACCGACAACGTCTTTCCCTACCGCATCTATGGAGCCCAGCAGGATAACTCGACCGTGCGCATCTATAGCCGTTCAGATGGGCCCGGCATCTCGGAGCGCGACTGGGAACCCACCGCCGGAGGTGAAAGCGGATGGCTTGCCCCCGATCCTAAGGATCCTGAAATTGTCTATGGTGGCTCGTACGGGGGGTACCTGGAGCGTTACGACCACCGCACCCGCCAGCGGCGACGTGTGGACATCTGGCCCGACAATCCCATGGGCCATGGCGCCAAAGATCTGAAATATCGCTTTAACTGGAACTTTCCCATCCTTTTCTCGCGGCATGATCCGAACGTGCTCTATGCAGCGGCCAATGTGCTGTTCAAAACCACCAACGAAGGGCAGCGCTGGGAGCAGATCAGTCCGGATCTGACGCGCAACGATACGACGAAGATGGGGCCCTCAGGCGGGCCGATCACGAAAGACAACACCAGCGTGGAGTACTACGGGACGATTTTCGCGCTGGCCGAATCGGTGCACGAACCCGGTGTGATCTGGACGGGTTCGGACGACGGGTTGATCTATCTGACCCGCGACGGAGGCAAAACCTGGCAGAACGTAACGCCGCCGCCCTCAATCATGCCTGAATGGATTCAGATCAACAGCATCGAACCCGATCCGTTCAATCCAGGCGGTCTGTATGTGGCGGCCACCATGTACAAATGGGACGACTTCCGCCCCTACCTCTACAAAACCAAAGATTACGGACGAACCTGGCAGAAGATCACCAACGGTATTGCTGCAGATCACTTCACGCGCGTCATTCGTGCCGATCCAGAGCGTCCGGGGTTGCTCTATGCTGGGACCGAAAGTGGCCTGTACATCTCCTTCGATGATGGGGAGCACTGGCAACGCTTCCAGCTCAACCTGCCGATCGTGCCCATTACGGATCTGGCTATTAAAGGCACCGACCTGATTGTGGCCACGCAGGGCCGGAGCTTCTGGGTGCTGGACCATCTGGAAGTACTCCGGCAGCTTACCCCCGAGCTGGCCCGTCAGGAGGTCATCCTGTTTAAGCCCAAAGATACATACCGGTTGCGGGGAAGCTTCAGGCGTCAGCCGCCGGGCGGGTTGGGCGAAAATCCGCCGGCCGGTGTGGTCATCTTCTTCTACCTGAAGGAAAAGCCAGACACGGCCACGGTGGTGAAACTGGAAATCCTGGAGGAGGATGGCGACGTGATCCGCACATTTGCCACCAATGCAAAGAAACGGTCCGATCGACTGGAGGTGCGAGCCGGCAGCAACAAGTTTGTCTGGGACATGCGCTACCCGGACGCCGAGGGCTTCGAGGGGCTGATCATGTGGGCCGCCAGCCTGCGAGGGCCGCTGGCGCCGCCCGGCACCTATCGGGTACGCCTCACCGTAGGCGACCAGGTGCACGAACAAACCTTCCGTTTACTTAAGGATCCCCGGAGTAAGGCTACCGACGAAGACCTGCAGGCACAGTTTGCTTTCCTCATGGAAGTGCGTGATAAGCTCTCGGAAGTGCATCGTGCGATCAAACATATCCGGGAGATTCGACAGGACGTTCGGGAGGTGATCCGGCGGCTGCCAGACGACTCGACAGGCCTGGCATTGCAGCGGCAGGGACGATCGATCCTACAGAAGCTCACACAGGTGGAAGAGGCGCTGTACCAGACGAAGAATCGGGCACCACAGGATCCGTTGAACTTCCCGATCCGGCTTAACAATAAGCTGGCCGCGTTGATGGGTGTGGTAGGTACGGGTGACTTCCGGCCTACCGACCAGGCTATCGCGGTCAAAAATGAGCTGGTTGCGCAGATCGATGACTGGCTGGCCCGCTATCAGGAGGTAATCGAACGGGAGCTGTCGGCCTTCAATGAGGCGGTGCTGGATCTGCGTCTGCCACCAGTGGCTGTACCTGTTCTTTCCGAATAAAGTCACGACGGGTTCATGAAAAAACGGGCGCCGGGATGTGTATCTTACATCCCGGCGTTTTTTTACGGAGCCAATCAAACAGGCAACATGTCCATAAAGGAACGGGACGTAGCGCTGGCGGCTGTGCGTGAAGCGGCGATGCTATGCCGCCACATTCAGGCGGCTATCGGTCCCGATGTGCTGGAGAAAAAGGATCGAAGCCCGGTCACGGTGGCTGATTTTGGGAGTCAGGCGCTGATCTGCCGGCGGCTGGCCGAGGCGTTTCCGAACGATCCAATCATGGCCGAAGAGGACAGTACGGCGCTGCGAGCCCCCGGACAGGCGGCGTTGCTGGAGCGGGTCGTAGCTGAAGTGCGACGGCTGGTGCCGGAAGCTACGACCGAGACAGTGTGCGCCTGGATTGACCGGGGCAACCTGACGGTGTACCGGCCGCGTTTCTGGGCGCTGGATCCGATCGACGGTACGAAGGGCTTCCTGCGGGGCGATCAGTATGCGATTGCGCTGGCGCTCATTGTGGAGGGACAGGTGCAGGTGGCCGCGCTGGCCTGCCCGAACCTATCGTTTACGCCCGAAGCAGAGATACCCCGGGGCGTGGTGTTTACGGCCCTGCGCGGCGAAGGGGCCTGGGCCTGGCCGCTGGAAGCAGCCGGTGAGCCCGTGCGCATTCAGGTGAGCAGCACAGGCGACCCGGCGCAGGCGCGGTTTTGCGAATCGTTCGAGTCGGCGCACAGTGCGCATGACACCGCAGCCGAAGTGGCCCGATACCTGGGCATAACCCTGCCCCCTCGCCGCCTTGACAGCCAGGCCAAGTATGCAATGGTAGCACGTGGCGAGGCCGATCTCTACCTGCGGTTACCCACGCGCCCCGGCTATGTCGAGAAGGTCTGGGATCATGCGGCCGGTGCGCTGATCGTGGCCGAGGCAGGGGGAAGGGTTACGGACATCCATGGGCGGCCGCTGCGCTTTGACCAGGGAACCACGCTTGCCGAGAACCGGGGGGTGGTGGTCTCCAACGGCTTGCTGCACGACGCCGTGCTGGAGGCCATCGCAACCGTCGGAGTCTCGTAGCGCTACGGTTGCAGGTCGGCTACAGCGTCGAGCACCAGGTCGGGTTGGACGGATCCTTCCAGATCGGCCGGCCGAAATTTGCCCGTTCGTACAAGCACACCACACAGACCCGCCTGCATGGCCGCTTCGACGTCTGTTCGGATGTCGTCACCGACCATAGCGATCTGGTCCGGGGCCAGGTGTAGCGCGGCCCCGATTTGTTCAAAGAAGCGGCGGTCCGGCTTACCAAAAATAAGCGCCGAGCAACCTGTGGCATATTCAAGGGCTGCAATGAACGGTCCGGCATCGAGCTGCAGCCCGGTATCGGTCTGCCAGTAGCGGGTGCGTCCCAGGCCGATCAGGCGAGCACCCTGTTCCTGGATCAGGCGAAACGCATGGTTGAGCCGTTCAAAAGTCCAGGCTGGTCCCAAGTCGCCTACGACAACGAAGTCCGGGTGTGTCTCCTCCAGGCGTACGCCTTCGAAGTCCTCCCATGCAGCTTCAGGTACCAGCAGGTAGGCCGAAGCGTTTTGCTTTCGCAGAAAAGCGCCTGCAAGGGCCGGGGGACTGAAGATCTGGGCAGGCGTAGCCCTGAAGCCCAACCGCTGTAATTTTTCGACAAGCTGACGGCGGCTTTTCGAGGTGGTGTTGGTGGCGAAGCAGATCGCGTAGCCGGCCCGCTGTAGCGCCTGTACGGCCGCAACCGCACCGGGCAGCGCCTGCGTGCCCTGGTAAAGGGTGCCATCCAGGTCAAATACAAACGCGCGCACCTGTCGGAGCGCTTCGGGCAGCGGCATGGCCGGATTACAGCGGTTTGAGTTGTTCCGGATACGTTTCCCGGATCAACGCACGGGCCAACGCCAGCGACGGATCAATAATCGGCAGGCCGTCCAGTTCCATTTCGGGTATAGCCAGTGGGAGCTCTGTACAGCCCAGCACCACGGCTTCGACGTGCTTCTGGCGCAGGTGGGCAATAGCTGTCAGTACGCTCTGACGTGCGATCTTGGAGACCGGATGGCTCTGGGCCTTGATGCCATAGGAAGGATCGAAGATGGCCCGGTTGACGATGGTCTCCTGCACGCTTTCATCAGCGATGACCGCTTCATAACCGGCGGCTTCCAGGGCGTCACGGTAAAGGCCCAGCCGGTAGGTCGCCAGCGTTGAAAGCACGCCTACCCGCCGGACATCTGGGTAGTGCTCACGCAGGAAGCGCACCGTTTCTTCAATCAGGTGCAACACCCGCACGCGGCTTCCTGTGCGGGCCAGCTCGTCCAGAATCACGTTGAAAATGGGCGGAGCATGGGCCGTGTTACAGGGAATGCCGGCGACAACCGCACCGACCGACTCGGCTAATCGAATCTGCTCGGCAATAGCATGGCCTGGATTTTCCGGAGTTTTTCCAAAAAGAAACGCGCTGCGGTCGGGTACGCGGTCGCCCATTGAAAACAGCACAACGGGCAGGTGCTCCTGATCGGAGGCGGCCAGCGTCTGATCAAAAATATGGCGGACCAGTTCCAGTCCGGCATAGGGACCCATTCCGCCAATGACGCCGATCAACTTATCTTTCATGGTAATGTCTCCCAGAAAAACGTGGGGCGAACCATGCGAGTATATTTACAAAACAGGCATTTCGTCAAACGATTCCTTCGCGGCATAGTTTGTGGCCTGTTGCTGTTAGGTGGAGCGATGGGAAGCCGGGGACAGTCGTCTGAGCGGCCGCGGGCGCGTGATCTGGGCATAGCTCCGGGCATTTTTCAGCCCGGCCCGCTGAATGCGATCACGGATGTGCCGGGTGTACGTGTGGGGCATGTCACCTTGATCCAGGGCGACACCATTCGCACGGGAGCCACTGCAATCCTGCCGCATGGTGGCAACCTGTTTCAGGAAAAAGTGCCGGCGGGCATCGCCGTAGGCAATGGCTTTGGTAAGCTGATGGGCAGCACGCAAGTGATGGAACTGGGAGAAATTGAAACGCCCATTGTGCTGACCAATACGCTTTCGGTGCCGCAGGCGGCTGAAGCCATCCTGAGCTGGACGCTTCGGCAGCCTGGCAATGAAAACGTACGATCGGTCAATCCGGTGGTAGGAGAGACAAACGACGGATTTCTCAACAACATTCGGGCGCGGGTCTTGCAGGCAGACCAGATTTTGCAGGCCATCGAGCGGGCAACGACTGGTCCGGTACCCGAAGGAAATGTGGGGGCCGGTACCGGTACGATTGCGTTTGGATGGAAAGGCGGTATCGGCACCAGCTCACGTGTCTTGCCTGAAGCACTGGGGGGCTATACGGTAGGGGTGCTTGTGCAGGCCAACTTTGGGGGCATCCTGCATATTCTGGGGGTACCGGTGGGGTATGAACTGGGGCGTTACTACCTGCGAGAGTTTGTTGAGGATGCCTCGGCCGACGGGTCCATCATGATTGTAATTGCTACAGATGCCCCACTTTCGGATCGCAACCTGACCCGATTGGCCCGGCGGGCCTTTTTAGGAGTGGCACGAACCGGCTCGCCCATGACAAATGGTTCTGGGGATTACGCGATTGCCTTCTCCACGGCTCCTGAAGTGCGACGGACGCCCGAACGCCGGCGCGGTGTGGGCACCTATCAGGAGCTATCCAATGAGCGCATGTCACCGCTTTTCCAGGCCGTGGTGGAGGCGACCGAGGAAGCCATTTACAATGCCCTGTTTCAGGCTGAAACCATGGAGGGCTATCGGGGACGTGTAGAGGCGCTACCGTTGGACCGCGTGCAGGAATTGCTGCGGAAATACGGTCGCCTTCAATGAAAGCCCCACGAAAGCGGATCCCTCGGGCCGTCTGAGCGTTGACTGCAACGCCCTGGACGGGTTAGTTTCTACATTCTCAAGACTATAATCTGTCGGGGCATGTTGCCCGGTCGTCTAACGGTAGGACAGCGGCCTTTGGAGCCGTATGTGGAGGTTCGAATCCTCCCCGGGCAGCTAAAGCTGCGTGGCGTGGCGCAGCGGTAGTTTCCCTGCACCAAGGGTGCAGGTTTTTTATTGAATAACTGCGAATTATAGCCCGTCCCCGTTCTATGCTACCGAGTTACCGGCATGAGCGCCCCATTGCCCTGTTTGCCGGCCGATCGAATCCGGCACTGGCACGCCGCATTGCGGAGGCCTACGGTCAGGAGCTGGGCCAGGTGACCATAAAGAATTTTTCGGATGGGGAAATTTATGTGCGCTACGAGGAGTCCATTCGCGGCGCCGACGTCTTCATTATTCAGAGTACCCATCCGGGTGCAGAGAACTGGATTGAACTGTTGCTGATGATCGACGCGGCGCGACGGGCTTCGGCAGCCCGCATTACTGCCGTTATTCCTTATTTCGGATATGCCCGCCAGGAGC
The sequence above is a segment of the Rhodothermus sp. genome. Coding sequences within it:
- the ccsA gene encoding cytochrome c biogenesis protein CcsA, which translates into the protein MAETAGILNLRRYRQLRNAVIAWLTLVVLGAFLLRIPRIHILEHTARNLYFHVPMWFTLMAAALVSAYHSLRYLQSGDPVRDLRAREAARVGIFFGLLGLATGIVWARFTWYLGTSLWWNFDPKQSFVVIQLLIYGAYFVLRGAVEDPEKRGRVAAVYNLFAVVTMPFLLYVLPRQMESLHPGAEGSPAFSDITHPIMRLVFYPAVIGFIGLFWVLYTQRVRLALLEQRLAMLQATRLEAKS
- a CDS encoding cytochrome c maturation protein CcmE, which translates into the protein MNKRVIKTVVGVTLLGGFFAMVMLSFGEKIGGYMNFEEAAASGTEAHVVGQWVRERPVHYDPGRNVFTFYMRDAAGVVRRVAYPNPKPANFEDAEQLVVIGRMEGDAFHAREILMKCPSKYNDVRALQQAAPPSNASRMPALPNE
- a CDS encoding glycosyl hydrolase, whose translation is MRYGLLFLLTFLLMPGWNGQAQRMPEPPHGYDPALFDTLQFRMIGPFRGGRSTAVTGVRDQPLVHYFGGTGGGVWKSTDGGQSWQNISDGFFGGSIGAIAVSEWDPNVIYVGGGEESIRGNVSHGYGMWKSTDGGKTWTFIGLPDSRHIGDIVIHPRNPDLVYVAVMGHAFGPNEERGVYRSKDGGKTWERILFVSEDVGAVDLAMDPTNPRILYATLWRFRRTPYSFESGGEGSGLWKSTDGGDTWVELTHNPGMPEPPIGKIGITVSADPDRLYAIVEAHEGGVFRSDDGGKTWRRVNDDRNLRQRAWYYSHIVADPKDPDVVYVLNVGFWKSKDGGRTFTRIRTPHGDHHDLWIDPDDPRHMIIADDGGAQVTYDGGETWTTYYNQPTAQFYRVTTDNVFPYRIYGAQQDNSTVRIYSRSDGPGISERDWEPTAGGESGWLAPDPKDPEIVYGGSYGGYLERYDHRTRQRRRVDIWPDNPMGHGAKDLKYRFNWNFPILFSRHDPNVLYAAANVLFKTTNEGQRWEQISPDLTRNDTTKMGPSGGPITKDNTSVEYYGTIFALAESVHEPGVIWTGSDDGLIYLTRDGGKTWQNVTPPPSIMPEWIQINSIEPDPFNPGGLYVAATMYKWDDFRPYLYKTKDYGRTWQKITNGIAADHFTRVIRADPERPGLLYAGTESGLYISFDDGEHWQRFQLNLPIVPITDLAIKGTDLIVATQGRSFWVLDHLEVLRQLTPELARQEVILFKPKDTYRLRGSFRRQPPGGLGENPPAGVVIFFYLKEKPDTATVVKLEILEEDGDVIRTFATNAKKRSDRLEVRAGSNKFVWDMRYPDAEGFEGLIMWAASLRGPLAPPGTYRVRLTVGDQVHEQTFRLLKDPRSKATDEDLQAQFAFLMEVRDKLSEVHRAIKHIREIRQDVREVIRRLPDDSTGLALQRQGRSILQKLTQVEEALYQTKNRAPQDPLNFPIRLNNKLAALMGVVGTGDFRPTDQAIAVKNELVAQIDDWLARYQEVIERELSAFNEAVLDLRLPPVAVPVLSE
- a CDS encoding 3'(2'),5'-bisphosphate nucleotidase, whose protein sequence is MSIKERDVALAAVREAAMLCRHIQAAIGPDVLEKKDRSPVTVADFGSQALICRRLAEAFPNDPIMAEEDSTALRAPGQAALLERVVAEVRRLVPEATTETVCAWIDRGNLTVYRPRFWALDPIDGTKGFLRGDQYAIALALIVEGQVQVAALACPNLSFTPEAEIPRGVVFTALRGEGAWAWPLEAAGEPVRIQVSSTGDPAQARFCESFESAHSAHDTAAEVARYLGITLPPRRLDSQAKYAMVARGEADLYLRLPTRPGYVEKVWDHAAGALIVAEAGGRVTDIHGRPLRFDQGTTLAENRGVVVSNGLLHDAVLEAIATVGVS
- a CDS encoding TIGR01458 family HAD-type hydrolase, encoding MPLPEALRQVRAFVFDLDGTLYQGTQALPGAVAAVQALQRAGYAICFATNTTSKSRRQLVEKLQRLGFRATPAQIFSPPALAGAFLRKQNASAYLLVPEAAWEDFEGVRLEETHPDFVVVGDLGPAWTFERLNHAFRLIQEQGARLIGLGRTRYWQTDTGLQLDAGPFIAALEYATGCSALIFGKPDRRFFEQIGAALHLAPDQIAMVGDDIRTDVEAAMQAGLCGVLVRTGKFRPADLEGSVQPDLVLDAVADLQP
- a CDS encoding amino acid racemase — protein: MKDKLIGVIGGMGPYAGLELVRHIFDQTLAASDQEHLPVVLFSMGDRVPDRSAFLFGKTPENPGHAIAEQIRLAESVGAVVAGIPCNTAHAPPIFNVILDELARTGSRVRVLHLIEETVRFLREHYPDVRRVGVLSTLATYRLGLYRDALEAAGYEAVIADESVQETIVNRAIFDPSYGIKAQSHPVSKIARQSVLTAIAHLRQKHVEAVVLGCTELPLAIPEMELDGLPIIDPSLALARALIRETYPEQLKPL
- a CDS encoding P1 family peptidase, which encodes MGSRGQSSERPRARDLGIAPGIFQPGPLNAITDVPGVRVGHVTLIQGDTIRTGATAILPHGGNLFQEKVPAGIAVGNGFGKLMGSTQVMELGEIETPIVLTNTLSVPQAAEAILSWTLRQPGNENVRSVNPVVGETNDGFLNNIRARVLQADQILQAIERATTGPVPEGNVGAGTGTIAFGWKGGIGTSSRVLPEALGGYTVGVLVQANFGGILHILGVPVGYELGRYYLREFVEDASADGSIMIVIATDAPLSDRNLTRLARRAFLGVARTGSPMTNGSGDYAIAFSTAPEVRRTPERRRGVGTYQELSNERMSPLFQAVVEATEEAIYNALFQAETMEGYRGRVEALPLDRVQELLRKYGRLQ